A genomic region of Saccopteryx bilineata isolate mSacBil1 chromosome 1, mSacBil1_pri_phased_curated, whole genome shotgun sequence contains the following coding sequences:
- the TCF19 gene encoding transcription factor 19: protein MLPCFQLLRIGGGRGGDLYTFHPPSGAGCTYRLGCRADLCDVALRPQQEPSFISGVHAELHAERRGEDWRVSVEDRSSQGTLVNNVRLPRGHRLELSDGDLLTFGPEGTPGTSPSEFYFMFQQVRVKPQDFAAITIPRSRGEGARAGFQPMLPPEGAPQRPLSALSPAPKATLILNSIGSLSKLQPQPLTFSRSGGAPQGLPASAPPGEGGTAPSNPTPRNRRKSAHRVLAELDDEGEAPEGPSALGEPRKRLRVEETLPAPRGRE from the exons ATGCTGCCCTGCTTCCAGCTGCTGCGCATAGGGGGTGGCCGGGGCGGTGACCTCTACACGTTCCACCCCCCAAGCGGGGCGGGTTGCACCTATCGCTTGGGCTGCAGGGCCGACCTGTGTGATGTGGCCCTGCGGCCTCAACAGGAGCCCAGTTTCATCTCTGGAGTCCACGCAGAGTTGCACGCTGAGCGCCGGGGTGAGGACTGGAGGGTCAGCGTGGAAGACCGTAGCAGCCAAG GGACTTTGGTCAACAACGTCCGACTCCCGAGGGGTCACAGGCTGGAGCTGAGCGATGGTGACCTTCTGACCTTTGGCCCTGAAGGGACCCCAGGAACCAGCCCCTCGGAGTTCTACTTCATGTTTCAGCAAGTCCGAGTCAAACCTCAAGATTTTGCTGCCATTACCATCCCACGGTCTAGGGGAGAGGGAGCCAGGGCGGGCTTCCAGCCCATGCTGCCCCCGGAAGGGGCCCCACAGCGCCCCCTCAGCGCCCTGTCCCCTGCCCCGAAGGCCACGCTGATCCTCAACTCCATCGGCAGCCTCAGcaagctccagccccagcccctcactTTCTCTCGGAGTGGGGGCGCACCGCAGGGCCTGCCTGCTTCCGCTCCCCCCGGGGAAGGGGGGACCGCCCCTTCTAACCCAACCCCAAGAAACCGGAGGAAGTCAGCTCACCGCGTGTTGGCGGAACTGGACGATGAGGGAGAGGCTCCCGAGGGCCCCTCCGCGCTTGGCGAGCCCAGGAAGAGACTCCGGGTAGAGGAGACCCTGCCGGCACCCCGTGG GAGGGAATGA